The Petrotoga mobilis SJ95 genomic sequence ACTTCCAAATTCTCATTTGCGAAGCAAATGATGTTTGTGTTTAGGAAAATTGACTATTATAAAGAAAAATATTAGTGTAAGGAGGAAATTTCCAATGCAAAAAAAACAAGAAGAAAATCCGAAACCAAAAAAAAGATCGGGGAAAAAATTCTTAAGAATTATTCTAATTTCCTTGATTGTGGCTATTTTTCTACTTGGAGTTGGTTACATCTACTTCGAATATAATAGGCTTTCGTATCTCAATTTGAATCTTCAAAACAGTTGGAGAAGTTATATGGCATATTTAATCGATTTTATACCAGGATTAAGAAATTTATCTAATTATGAATATCTGGAGATTTCAGATCCTTTCTATTTGCAAAAGGAACTGTTAGATAGCAAACTCAAAGCTATACAAGACGAAAGAGAAAAATTAATTGCCGAACAAAATGAATTACAAAAACTTTTAGACCAAATTTCACAAGAAAGTGCAAATTTAATGGCTCAAAGAGAAGAATTAGAAAAGTTAAATCAAGAATATCAACAAAAAATTGACCAATACAACGATTACAATGCCAGAATAAATACCCTAGCCAATTGGCTGGCTAGATCAACCCCTCAACAAATTGCTAACGCTTTAAGTAGAGAAGAAGTAAGCGTGGAATTATTAGTAGATGCACTCGCAACGCTTGAATCAAAATCAGCCGCTGAAATACTGCAAGCTCTTGCGCTTGTTAACCCACAAAAAGCTGCTGAAGTGATAGCCAAAATGGGAGAAAAAAGGAGCGAATAATTTTGAACATTGCCTTAACTGATCTTACAACTAATTTACCCAAATCAAAAAACATTAATCACTTTACTGCGAATGCATCTAATGCTAAATTAGAATCCTTTGATCAAAAATTTCAAGATATTTTTAACAATGTAGAAGAAGACAGCCTTGGTTTTAAAAAATCTCCTATGCCAGAAAAAGAAGTGACAAATAATAAGTTATCGGTCACACTGAATACTATTGATTCGAAAGATTTATTAATTTCAAATACTAAAAAAACAAAAAATATCCATTTGGACGTCGATCAATTACTCCTACTCATAGAAGTTTCTACCAAAAACGCCAAAGGCATCGATGAAAAGGAATTATTAATTCAAGCTCAAAAAATTTTGTCTTCCCCTAAAACAGAGTTTACAAAGAATGACATAGAAGTATTACAAAAAGCTTTTAGCGTTATTATAAAAGAAAGAAAGGGTAGTAATAGTGAAATACCTTTAAAAGGTTTAATCAAGTATTCTAATTCCATAGAAGAAAGTCCCAATATTATGTTACAAAACAGCCTCCATTCAAAAGGTTCACAAGAAGTCAATCAGATTGTCAACTCTGATATCCAAAAATTATCTTCTAGAATAGAAGAAATCTTAAAAAGTACAAAAAACAAAAATGAAATCAATACATTAGAGCAAGCAAAGAAAATATTATCTTCTTCTAAAACCCAACTCACAGAAGAAGATAAAGAGATATTACAAAAAGCTTTTAACATTATCATAAAAGAAAGCCAAGAGAATAAAGAGAGTACAAGTGAAATATCTTCAGAAGGTTTGATTAAGCATTCTAAACCCACAGAAAAAAGTCCCTCCACTCTGTCACAAAACAATCTGCATTCAAAAGATTCACAAGGAACGAATCAGATTGTTCAAGCTGATATTCAAAAATTATTACAATTAATAGAAAAAGGCTCAAAAAGTATAGAAAGCAAAGATGAAATCAATACATTAGAGCAAGCTCAAAAAATACTCTCATCTTTTAAAACAGAATTTACACCTGACGAATTAAATATAATTAAAACTGCTATGGATATAATTAACACCAATAATTCAAAGATGGGAAACTCTTTATCAAGCATAATTGAAGAAACAAATCTCATAACCAATTCCTTGATTAAGGGAAACATCGATAAAACAAAGAATAATAAAAATGAGAATAATGATTCTATAAAAGCAATGCAATTTGATCCAAAAGCGGATCTTTTAAATACAAAAAACAACTTTGGTAAGAATGTGTATTTTGACCCTTATGAAACCAGAAAAAACAACATAAACAAAGATAAAAACTCTGAATTACAAAAAAATAATACTGTTAAACTGGCACCAACCAGTAATTTAGGAGACATTAGCAAAAATTTAAATATCGAACAATTAAAAACCGATCCAAGCACTAATGAAATAGATTTAAAATCCTTACAAATCAACAAAAATAATATACAAGATGGTATCCCTACAACCAATCTAAAAGATTTAAACGCTCAAATAAAGGAAGTAGTTATTTCTAAAAACACTCAAACCTTTCTAAACGAAAGTTTCTCAGTAAAAATATCTCCTCCTGACTTAGGAAAAGTCGATATTCAGATATTAAAAAACGGGCAAGCCGTAACTGTTAACATATCAACAGAAACCGAAAATGCAAAAAATATTATATCAAAAACATTACAGTCTTTAGTTGGAAATTTAAGGGATGAAGGATACCAACCCATCAGTATAAAAGTGAATGTCACACAAGAAGAACATTATTTAGCCGATCAAAATCAACAACATCAACAAGAGCAAGAGCAGAAAAAATACAGTGAAGAAGATCAGAATGACGATCAGCCAGAAGAAGGAACTTACTACACCTTTGATGATTATTTAAGGAGTGATTTGAATGCTTAACTCAGTATCGATGGATTCTATATATCAAAGTACGTATGATGCAAAAAAAGACAGAGAAATAAAAAAAGAATTAGACAAAGAAGCTTTTTTAGAACTGTTGGTTACAGAATTACAAAACCAAGATCCGACTCAACCGATGGAAAACAAAGATCTTGTAGCTCAGCTTTCTCAACTATCTTCCACTGAACAAATAACCAATATGAGCCAAGCAATTCAAGAAATGGTTAACTCCCAAATGTCGCTCAATAAATTGCAAGCTGCAAGCTTGATAGGAAAAACCGTTGTGGTGAATGACAACACCATTGACTTGCAAAGTGGGGTAGCAGAAGGACTAAACTATGGATTAGACAACGGCTCCCAAGTATATTTAGAGATTTATGATTCAAAGGGACAAGTAGTTTATACAGAAGATTTGGGTGTGCAGGAAGCAGGGTTACACTCATATGTTTGGAGCGGAAGAAACAACGATGGAACTATGATGCCTGATGGAGAGTATCTCTATGGAATTTACACCGTAGAAAATGGCCAAATGGTAGCAAATACCGGTGTAAAAAGTGGAACTGTCGAAGCAGTGAAGTTCTTAGACAACGAACTTTACCTACTTATCAATGGTGAAATGTATCCTTATTCAGTAGTGAATGAAATTAGCACCTAAATTCTGATTATCAATACGATCTAGATAGGAGGAGTATAACATGCTCAGATCAATGTACTCTGGAATCACAGGTTTAAGGAACTTTCAGGATCAACTCGACATAGTTGCAAACAATATCGCTAACGTTAATACCGTAGGTTACAAAGGTTCAAGGGCAACATTTCAAACAACTCTTTTTCAAACATTAAGTGCAGGAAATGCACCACAAAACCAACTAGGTGGAACAAATCCTATGCAAATTGGATTAGGATCTCAATTAGCTTCTATAGACAAATTAATGACACAAGGTTCTCCTATGTCTACAGGTAAAGCTACAGATCTTATGATTCAAGGAGAAGGGTTTTTTATTCTCTCAGATGGAATAGGTCAATACTATACACGGGCTGGCAATTTCACTAGAGATTACAACGGATTCTTTGTAGATCCTGCATCTGGTATGAAATTGCAAGGTTGGACAGCAAAAATTGATCAAGAAGGAAATAGGACCATTGACACCAACGATCCTATAGGAGATATCCAAATATCAAGCGGACAAGTAATGGCGGCAAAACAAACCTCCTTTGTAAGACTTGCACATAATTTAAACGCAGGTGCGGGTATTCAAGACACAACAATTGTGGTCAAGAGTACAACAGGTGAAAATATACCCGTAAAATTCTCTTTCAAAAGGGATATGAGCGAAGAAAACAAGGATAAAAATGTTTATAATTGGACGGCAAGTGTAGTTGGTTCTGAGTACAAATTTGCAGTTGACGATGGTTCAGGTAATTTAACTTCAACTAACCAAATTAGTGGAAAAGTAGAGCTTGACGATACGGGAAATGTAATTAGTTGGGTTAATTACGATGAAGACGGTGATCCTTTAGCAGAAAGTAAGATTTCTATATACGACATAAACGGTGAAATAGTGGATCAATATGGTGATTCTGTTCCTGTAGATATCAATGCAGGGGCAGGTACTGCTACCCTCACAGGAAGCATTAGGGTTACAGACTCAGCGGGAGAAGCAGTTTATTATGATCCGGAAGATATTGATATTAGTTTTGATGCTTCCGGAAATCCAACAATAACTTTGAATATCGATGGTACACCAGTAAATTTTACTGGACCTGCAAGTACAGTTGGTGAATTCAACGATTTACTAACAACGGGAATTACATCTGGAGATTATACCCTCACGGGTTTGCGTTTAACCGGTGCCTCTGATGCTGATACTATTGATGGGCAGGGGTTTACCGGCTTAAAATCCGTTAGAGAGATGATTCAACCACCTTCAGGTGGAGCTATAAGATTCACCGATCTCAACAATCCTACCAACTTTTCAGAAGCTAACTATATCAGCCCATCTGTAACAACATCAACAGTAGTATACGATTCTCTAGGTAACCCTTACAATACTTATTTAAAATTCACAAAAATAGATGCTAACACTTGGTATTGGAAGGCAGAGTTAGAAGACGGAACTCCATTGTATAAAAGTACCGCTGATGGTCAATTACTCGATGATTCCGCCGAAGGAGTAATAGCTTTTGACTCAAATGGTAACATAGCTGCAACTCAATGGAAAATTAACCCTGACGGCACCATAGATCAAACTATCGGGGACGGTGACGATGGAGCAGCGGGTTTCTGGTTCGACCCAGCTGAGTTGGGCGCTGCTTTAAATCCAAGCGTGGACCCTCAATCAGCAGCTGGTGCAGGTCCTGTTAACGTTTCGATTAATTTTCAAGAACTTTCTCAGTTTTTTGCAGAAAATTCTATAGCGGTTACTGAACAAGATGGAAACGCTCAAGGAACTTTGGAGTCTTTCGCTATAAACACCAATGGACAGATTATAGGATCTTTCACAAACGGTTTAACAGCTCCATTGGGGCAAGTAGCTCTAGCCACTTTTAACAACCCCGAAGGTTTATCAGCTACAGGTAACTCTATGTACGCTATGAGTTCAAACAGTGGACTTCCACAAATAGGTGTCTCTGGGGTTGGAGGAAGGGGAAGTATTAATCCAGGGGCTTTAGAAATGTCAAATGTGGATTTAGCAGAAGAATTCACCAACATGATCATAGCTCAAAGAGGATTCCAAGCAAATTCAAGAAGTATAACCACTGCAGATGCAATCCTTAACGAACTTGTAAACATCAAGAGATGATTATGTTCCTTATGGGTGGACTGAGCACGAAGGGGTGCTAACAGGTTTTAGAGTTTCTAAAGTGAATAATATTTGGAGGTTAAGATGATTAAACTCACAAAATTAAACAATGAAGAATTTTATATTAACCCTTATCAAATTGAAAAGATAGAGTGCCACCCTGATACGACCATAACGATGATGAACGGGCATGTTTACGTCGTTAAAGAAAGTATTGAAGAAGTTAAGAAAAAAGT encodes the following:
- a CDS encoding flagellar hook assembly protein FlgD; its protein translation is MLNSVSMDSIYQSTYDAKKDREIKKELDKEAFLELLVTELQNQDPTQPMENKDLVAQLSQLSSTEQITNMSQAIQEMVNSQMSLNKLQAASLIGKTVVVNDNTIDLQSGVAEGLNYGLDNGSQVYLEIYDSKGQVVYTEDLGVQEAGLHSYVWSGRNNDGTMMPDGEYLYGIYTVENGQMVANTGVKSGTVEAVKFLDNELYLLINGEMYPYSVVNEIST
- a CDS encoding flagellar hook-length control protein FliK, producing MNIALTDLTTNLPKSKNINHFTANASNAKLESFDQKFQDIFNNVEEDSLGFKKSPMPEKEVTNNKLSVTLNTIDSKDLLISNTKKTKNIHLDVDQLLLLIEVSTKNAKGIDEKELLIQAQKILSSPKTEFTKNDIEVLQKAFSVIIKERKGSNSEIPLKGLIKYSNSIEESPNIMLQNSLHSKGSQEVNQIVNSDIQKLSSRIEEILKSTKNKNEINTLEQAKKILSSSKTQLTEEDKEILQKAFNIIIKESQENKESTSEISSEGLIKHSKPTEKSPSTLSQNNLHSKDSQGTNQIVQADIQKLLQLIEKGSKSIESKDEINTLEQAQKILSSFKTEFTPDELNIIKTAMDIINTNNSKMGNSLSSIIEETNLITNSLIKGNIDKTKNNKNENNDSIKAMQFDPKADLLNTKNNFGKNVYFDPYETRKNNINKDKNSELQKNNTVKLAPTSNLGDISKNLNIEQLKTDPSTNEIDLKSLQINKNNIQDGIPTTNLKDLNAQIKEVVISKNTQTFLNESFSVKISPPDLGKVDIQILKNGQAVTVNISTETENAKNIISKTLQSLVGNLRDEGYQPISIKVNVTQEEHYLADQNQQHQQEQEQKKYSEEDQNDDQPEEGTYYTFDDYLRSDLNA
- a CDS encoding flagellar FlbD family protein, whose protein sequence is MIKLTKLNNEEFYINPYQIEKIECHPDTTITMMNGHVYVVKESIEEVKKKVVELNKEIFGK
- a CDS encoding flagellar hook protein FlgE, coding for MLRSMYSGITGLRNFQDQLDIVANNIANVNTVGYKGSRATFQTTLFQTLSAGNAPQNQLGGTNPMQIGLGSQLASIDKLMTQGSPMSTGKATDLMIQGEGFFILSDGIGQYYTRAGNFTRDYNGFFVDPASGMKLQGWTAKIDQEGNRTIDTNDPIGDIQISSGQVMAAKQTSFVRLAHNLNAGAGIQDTTIVVKSTTGENIPVKFSFKRDMSEENKDKNVYNWTASVVGSEYKFAVDDGSGNLTSTNQISGKVELDDTGNVISWVNYDEDGDPLAESKISIYDINGEIVDQYGDSVPVDINAGAGTATLTGSIRVTDSAGEAVYYDPEDIDISFDASGNPTITLNIDGTPVNFTGPASTVGEFNDLLTTGITSGDYTLTGLRLTGASDADTIDGQGFTGLKSVREMIQPPSGGAIRFTDLNNPTNFSEANYISPSVTTSTVVYDSLGNPYNTYLKFTKIDANTWYWKAELEDGTPLYKSTADGQLLDDSAEGVIAFDSNGNIAATQWKINPDGTIDQTIGDGDDGAAGFWFDPAELGAALNPSVDPQSAAGAGPVNVSINFQELSQFFAENSIAVTEQDGNAQGTLESFAINTNGQIIGSFTNGLTAPLGQVALATFNNPEGLSATGNSMYAMSSNSGLPQIGVSGVGGRGSINPGALEMSNVDLAEEFTNMIIAQRGFQANSRSITTADAILNELVNIKR
- a CDS encoding MotE family protein, translated to MQKKQEENPKPKKRSGKKFLRIILISLIVAIFLLGVGYIYFEYNRLSYLNLNLQNSWRSYMAYLIDFIPGLRNLSNYEYLEISDPFYLQKELLDSKLKAIQDEREKLIAEQNELQKLLDQISQESANLMAQREELEKLNQEYQQKIDQYNDYNARINTLANWLARSTPQQIANALSREEVSVELLVDALATLESKSAAEILQALALVNPQKAAEVIAKMGEKRSE